In the Arachis ipaensis cultivar K30076 chromosome B10, Araip1.1, whole genome shotgun sequence genome, one interval contains:
- the LOC107623284 gene encoding calcium-binding mitochondrial carrier protein isoform X1 — protein sequence MMSGNEPLECFFNSISVVKVNIRKAAMDLECCWVKQLCKFQICDAKKKGFSMKVHVNEGEIWSTGLKEKEVVNGLIQALPFSFKSGVKRSKKMDGEDELCSCMQLAVLPEEKLNGSKSQFVRPTSEKGDWETEGKHVPLKCMMGFIDQLCQSLPHLDKVVHEDRIDFGQTSPRRPSSSRFSYKKAVAKWLRLDVNDFMRDFRFAKVGGVPSSVVGLSCKSRNEDGDGSATLENKEAEGKRSFKELDRDSNAHATSEDLVSISSETASIAAVPSPDEIPAGSVLRSAIAGGLSCAFSCALMHPVDTIKTQVQASTLSLFEIISMVPQIGARGLYKGSIPAILGQLSGHALRTGIFEASKLVLLQGSPTKLPEIQVNSILSLCSTILGTVTRIPSEVLKQRLQAGLYDSLGEALVGTWRQDGLGGFFRGTGATLCREVPFYVAGMGLYDESKKAVQRLIQRELEPWEAVVVGAIAGGLAGVTTTPFDVIKTRMMTTQGQSVSTAVVALSILRQEGPLALYKGAVPRFFWIAPLGAINLAGYELARKALDSLSGKQMSQKKATGSE from the exons ATGATGTCAGGAAATGAACCACTTGAGTGTTTCTTCAATTCGATTAGTGTTGTCAAAGTGAATATTAGGAAGGCCGCAATGGATCTTGAGTGTTGTTGGGTGAAGCAACTTTGCAAGTTTCAGATTTGTGATGCGAAGAAAAAGGGGTTCTCAATGAAGGTACATGTGAATGAAGGTGAAATTTGGAGTACAGGGTTGAAGGAGAAGGAGGTTGTTAATGGCTTAATACAAGCTCTGCCATTTTCTTTCAAATCAGGAGTAAAGAGATCTAAGAAAATGGACGGTGAAGATGAATTATGTTCTTGCATGCAGCTCGCTGTTTTGCCTGAAGAGAAGCTAAATGGATCAAAGAGTCAGTTTGTTAGACCTACTTCGGAAAAGGGTGACTGGGAGACAGAAGGGAAACATGTTCCATTAAAGTGCATGATGGGTTTTATTGATCAGTTGTGTCAGTCTCTTCCACATTTGGATAAGGTAGTGCACGAAGATCGGATTGATTTCGGGCAAACATCCCCGCGACGGCCTTCTTCATCTCGGTTTAGTTATAAGAAAGCAGTTGCAAAATGGCTCAGATTAGATGTCAATGATTTCATGAGGGATTTTAGATTTGCAAAGGTAGGTGGTGTTCCATCTAGTGTAGTTGGACTAAGCTGCAAATCAAGAAATGAAGATGGAGATGGTAGTGCAACCCTTGAAAACAAGGAAGCTGAAG GAAAGAGGTCCTTTAAGGAGCTTGACAGAGATAGCAATGCCCATGCAACTTCAGAAGATCTGGT GAGTATTTCGTCCGAGACAGCAAGCATAGCTGCTGTTCCGTCACCTGATGAAATACCTGCTGGGAGTGTTCTACGGTCAGCCATAGCCGGTGGCCTTTCATGTGCTTTTTCTTGTGCACTAATGCATCCAGTTGATACAATCAAG ACCCAAGTACAGGCATCAACACTATCGCTCTTTGAAATCATTTCCATGGTTCCACAGATTGGAGCAAGGGGTTTATACAAGGGATCAATCCCTGCAATTCTTGGGCAGTTGTCAGG TCATGCCTTGCGAACTGGGATATTTGAAGCAAGCAAGTTGGTATTGCTACAAGGTTCTCCAACAAAACTTCCTGAAATCCAG GTAAATTCTATATTATCATTATGTAGCACAATTTTGGGAACAGTTACGCGGATACCCAGTGAGGTGTTGAAGCAGCGGTTGCAGGCAGGACTTTATGACAGTTTGGGTGAGGCATTAGTTGGGACTTGGCGCCAAGATGGACTTGGGGGTTTCTTTCGGGGAACTGGAGCTACCCTTTGTCGCGAAGTTCCATTTTATGTTGCTGGCATGGGTCTATATGATGAATCTAAAAAG GCCGTTCAACGACTAATACAGCGGGAACTGGAGCCATGGGAGGCAGTTGTTGTTGGAGCTATAGCTGGTGGATTAGCTGGTGTCACCACAACGCCCTTTGACGTAATCAAAACTAGAATGATGACTACACAGGGTCAGTCTGTCTCAACTGCCGTAGTTGCCTTATCTATATTACGGCAGGAGGGACCTCTTGCCTTATATAAAGGTGCAGTTCCCAGGTTCTTTTGGATTGCTCCTTTGGGTGCCATAAACTTAGCAGGTTATGAGCTTGCAAGGAAGGCCCTAGACAGTCTATCCGGCAAACAAATGTCGCAGAAGAAGGCGACTGGATCGGAGTAA
- the LOC107623284 gene encoding calcium-binding mitochondrial carrier protein isoform X2: MMSGNEPLECFFNSISVVKVNIRKAAMDLECCWVKQLCKFQICDAKKKGFSMKVHVNEGEIWSTGLKEKEVVNGLIQALPFSFKSGVKRSKKMDGEDELCSCMQLAVLPEEKLNGSKSQFVRPTSEKGDWETEGKHVPLKCMMGFIDQLCQSLPHLDKVVHEDRIDFGQTSPRRPSSSRFSYKKAVAKWLRLDVNDFMRDFRFAKVGGVPSSVVGLSCKSRNEDGDGSATLENKEAEGKRSFKELDRDSNAHATSEDLVSISSETASIAAVPSPDEIPAGSVLRSAIAGGLSCAFSCALMHPVDTIKTQVQASTLSLFEIISMVPQIGARGLYKGSIPAILGQLSGHALRTGIFEASKLVLLQGSPTKLPEIQVNSILSLCSTILGTVTRIPSEVLKQRLQAGLYDSLGEALVGTWRQDGLGGFFRGTGATLCREVPFYVAGMGLYDESKKRELEPWEAVVVGAIAGGLAGVTTTPFDVIKTRMMTTQGQSVSTAVVALSILRQEGPLALYKGAVPRFFWIAPLGAINLAGYELARKALDSLSGKQMSQKKATGSE; the protein is encoded by the exons ATGATGTCAGGAAATGAACCACTTGAGTGTTTCTTCAATTCGATTAGTGTTGTCAAAGTGAATATTAGGAAGGCCGCAATGGATCTTGAGTGTTGTTGGGTGAAGCAACTTTGCAAGTTTCAGATTTGTGATGCGAAGAAAAAGGGGTTCTCAATGAAGGTACATGTGAATGAAGGTGAAATTTGGAGTACAGGGTTGAAGGAGAAGGAGGTTGTTAATGGCTTAATACAAGCTCTGCCATTTTCTTTCAAATCAGGAGTAAAGAGATCTAAGAAAATGGACGGTGAAGATGAATTATGTTCTTGCATGCAGCTCGCTGTTTTGCCTGAAGAGAAGCTAAATGGATCAAAGAGTCAGTTTGTTAGACCTACTTCGGAAAAGGGTGACTGGGAGACAGAAGGGAAACATGTTCCATTAAAGTGCATGATGGGTTTTATTGATCAGTTGTGTCAGTCTCTTCCACATTTGGATAAGGTAGTGCACGAAGATCGGATTGATTTCGGGCAAACATCCCCGCGACGGCCTTCTTCATCTCGGTTTAGTTATAAGAAAGCAGTTGCAAAATGGCTCAGATTAGATGTCAATGATTTCATGAGGGATTTTAGATTTGCAAAGGTAGGTGGTGTTCCATCTAGTGTAGTTGGACTAAGCTGCAAATCAAGAAATGAAGATGGAGATGGTAGTGCAACCCTTGAAAACAAGGAAGCTGAAG GAAAGAGGTCCTTTAAGGAGCTTGACAGAGATAGCAATGCCCATGCAACTTCAGAAGATCTGGT GAGTATTTCGTCCGAGACAGCAAGCATAGCTGCTGTTCCGTCACCTGATGAAATACCTGCTGGGAGTGTTCTACGGTCAGCCATAGCCGGTGGCCTTTCATGTGCTTTTTCTTGTGCACTAATGCATCCAGTTGATACAATCAAG ACCCAAGTACAGGCATCAACACTATCGCTCTTTGAAATCATTTCCATGGTTCCACAGATTGGAGCAAGGGGTTTATACAAGGGATCAATCCCTGCAATTCTTGGGCAGTTGTCAGG TCATGCCTTGCGAACTGGGATATTTGAAGCAAGCAAGTTGGTATTGCTACAAGGTTCTCCAACAAAACTTCCTGAAATCCAG GTAAATTCTATATTATCATTATGTAGCACAATTTTGGGAACAGTTACGCGGATACCCAGTGAGGTGTTGAAGCAGCGGTTGCAGGCAGGACTTTATGACAGTTTGGGTGAGGCATTAGTTGGGACTTGGCGCCAAGATGGACTTGGGGGTTTCTTTCGGGGAACTGGAGCTACCCTTTGTCGCGAAGTTCCATTTTATGTTGCTGGCATGGGTCTATATGATGAATCTAAAAAG CGGGAACTGGAGCCATGGGAGGCAGTTGTTGTTGGAGCTATAGCTGGTGGATTAGCTGGTGTCACCACAACGCCCTTTGACGTAATCAAAACTAGAATGATGACTACACAGGGTCAGTCTGTCTCAACTGCCGTAGTTGCCTTATCTATATTACGGCAGGAGGGACCTCTTGCCTTATATAAAGGTGCAGTTCCCAGGTTCTTTTGGATTGCTCCTTTGGGTGCCATAAACTTAGCAGGTTATGAGCTTGCAAGGAAGGCCCTAGACAGTCTATCCGGCAAACAAATGTCGCAGAAGAAGGCGACTGGATCGGAGTAA
- the LOC107623971 gene encoding UDP-N-acetylglucosamine transferase subunit ALG14 isoform X1: protein MDKGNGCSFSAVTSTAIISSVIFVITLILVRVLFVIYCSSRPMSRRAQKPVSTLIILGSGGHTAEMLDLLAVLQKDRFYPRFYIAAATDNMSLQKAELLENSLAAEKGTPITNAGKFMKIYRSREVGQSYITSIWTTLVAMVHALWLMIKIRPEVILCNGPGTCIPICAIAFVFKVLGIRWSSIFYVESIARVRRLSLSGLLLYKLRIADQLFVQWPRLQQQYPRAIYVGRLM, encoded by the exons ATGGACAAAGGCAATGGCTGCAGCTTCTCAGCGGTTACTTCAACTGCCATCATTTCAAGTGTCATTTTTGTTATCACATTGATCTTGGTTCGAGTCCTTTTTGTCATATATTGTAGCAGCAGGCCTATGAGCAGAAGAGCTCAAAAACCTGTTAGTACCCTCATTATTTTGGGATCAG GAGGTCATACTGCCGAGATGCTTGATCTATTGGCAGTATTACAGAAAGATAGGTTTTACCCAAGATTCTATATAGCTGCTGCGACTGATAACATGAGTTTGCAAAAGGCCGAGTTGCTGGAGAACTCCCTTGCAGCAGAG AAGGGAACACCGATAACCAATGCTGGAAAGTTCATGAAGATATATCGGAGTAGGGAAGTTGGTCAATCTTATATAACCTCAATTTGGACTACTTTAGTTGCAATGGTAcatgccctatggctgatgattaAAATTAGACCTGAAGTG ATACTTTGCAATGGACCTGGAACTTGCATTCCCATTTGTGCAATTGCATTCGTATTTAAG GTACTTGGGATCAGATGGTCATCAATTTTCTATGTCGAGAGTATTGCGAGAGTGAGGAGGCTCTCCTTGAGTGGACTGCTTCTGTACAAGCTGCGAATCGCCGATCAACTCTTTGTTCAATGGCCACGGCTGCAACAGCAATATCCGCGAGCTATCTATGTTGGCCGTCTTATGTAA
- the LOC107623971 gene encoding UDP-N-acetylglucosamine transferase subunit ALG14 isoform X2 — MDKGNGCSFSAVTSTAIISSVIFVITLILVRVLFVIYCSSRPMSRRAQKPVSTLIILGSGGHTAEMLDLLAVLQKDRFYPRFYIAAATDNMSLQKAELLENSLAAEKGTPITNAGKFMKIYRSREVGQSYITSIWTTLVAMVHALWLMIKIRPEVVLGIRWSSIFYVESIARVRRLSLSGLLLYKLRIADQLFVQWPRLQQQYPRAIYVGRLM; from the exons ATGGACAAAGGCAATGGCTGCAGCTTCTCAGCGGTTACTTCAACTGCCATCATTTCAAGTGTCATTTTTGTTATCACATTGATCTTGGTTCGAGTCCTTTTTGTCATATATTGTAGCAGCAGGCCTATGAGCAGAAGAGCTCAAAAACCTGTTAGTACCCTCATTATTTTGGGATCAG GAGGTCATACTGCCGAGATGCTTGATCTATTGGCAGTATTACAGAAAGATAGGTTTTACCCAAGATTCTATATAGCTGCTGCGACTGATAACATGAGTTTGCAAAAGGCCGAGTTGCTGGAGAACTCCCTTGCAGCAGAG AAGGGAACACCGATAACCAATGCTGGAAAGTTCATGAAGATATATCGGAGTAGGGAAGTTGGTCAATCTTATATAACCTCAATTTGGACTACTTTAGTTGCAATGGTAcatgccctatggctgatgattaAAATTAGACCTGAAGTG GTACTTGGGATCAGATGGTCATCAATTTTCTATGTCGAGAGTATTGCGAGAGTGAGGAGGCTCTCCTTGAGTGGACTGCTTCTGTACAAGCTGCGAATCGCCGATCAACTCTTTGTTCAATGGCCACGGCTGCAACAGCAATATCCGCGAGCTATCTATGTTGGCCGTCTTATGTAA
- the LOC107623285 gene encoding salt stress-induced hydrophobic peptide ESI3 produces the protein MGAETFLEIVLAIFIPPVGVFLRYGCGVEFWIDLVLTLLGYLPGIIYAIYVLVV, from the exons ATGGGTGCAGAAACTTTTCTTGAAATCGTATTGGCCATTTTTATACCTCCTGTTGGTGTTTTTCTTCGTTATGGCTGCGGA GTTGAATTCTGGATAGATCTGGTGCTTACGTTACTTGGATACTTACCAGGGATTATATATGCCATTTATGTATTAGTTGTATGA